A portion of the Meriones unguiculatus strain TT.TT164.6M chromosome 11, Bangor_MerUng_6.1, whole genome shotgun sequence genome contains these proteins:
- the Nlrc3 gene encoding NLR family CARD domain-containing protein 3, whose product MIIPGQEATQVHQAAVLALSSQLLAATTGSMRKQEVWPDRETSLAYSAGSPAEQVKALVDLLAEKDGQLLQAANKMPDSPLGSQSNDSRIRRHCEALLSRVGNDPDPGRPSHQLASLVLVEGLTDLQLREHDFTQVEATRGVWPAARAITLDRLFLPLSRVSIPPRISITIGVAGVGKTTLVRHFVRCWARGQVGKDFSLVLPLTFRDLNTYEKLSADKLIHSIFPNTGQVPEKVLLILDGLDECKTPLEFSNTVACTDPKKEIQVDHLITNIIRGNLFPEISVWITSRPGAAGQIPGGLVDRMTEIRGLTEEEVKVCLEQIFPEDRSLLGQVVSQVQANRALYLMCTIPAFCRITGLALGHLYRTRLAVQDTELPLPQTLCELYSWYFRMALGGEVNHQPKVSPRIEQAAQGARKMVGTLGRLAFHGLVKKKYVFYEQDMKAFGVDLALLQSSLCSCLLHREETLASCVAYSFTHLSLQEFVAATYYHSASKRAIFDLFTESGVSWPRLGFLAHFRCAAQRATQAKDGRLDVFLRFLSGLLSPGVNTLLAGSLLAKGEHQSYRAQVAEVLHSLLHPDTAVCARAVNVLHCLHELRHTALAGSVEEAMQSGALAGMTSPAHRTALAYLLQKSDVCSPEASLGLCLSQSVLQSLLPQLLYCQSLRLDNNQFQDPVMELLGSVLSGKDCRIQSISLAENQIGNKGARALARSLLVNRSLIILDLRSNAIGPQGAKALADALKINRTLTSLSLQSNVIKDDGVRCMAEALVSNQTLSMLQLQKNLIGSVGAQQMADALKQNRSLKELMFSSNTIGDRGATALAEALKVNQGLESLDLQSNAISNTGVAELMQALCTNQTLSRLNLRENSISPEGAQALAQALRMNSALKYLDLTANLLHDPGGQAVAAAVGENHSLTHLHLQWNFIQAGAARALGQALQLNRTLTTLDLQENAIGDEGASAMAGALKVNTTLIALYLQVAAISTQGAQALGEALAVNRTLEILDLRGNDIGVAGAKALANALKLNSSLRRLNLQENSLGMDGAIYIATALSENQGLHHINLQGNPIGESGARMISEAIKTNAPTRTVEM is encoded by the exons ATGATTATCCCGGGCCAGGAAGCAACACAGGTCCACCAGGCTGCAGTCTTGGCTCTGTCTTCACAGCTCCTGGCTGCAACCACAGGCTCCATGAGGAAGCAAGAAGTATGGCCGGACAGGGAGACATCCCTGGCCTACAGTGCTGGCTCCCCAGCTGAGCAGGTGAAAGCCCTCGTGGATCTACTTGCTGAGAAGGATGGTCAGCTGCTGCAGGCTGCTAACAAGATGCCAGACTCCCCACTGGGGTCCCAGAGCAATG ACTCTAGGATACGGAGGCACTGTGAGGCCCTGCTGAGCAGGGTGGGAAACGACCCAGACCCGGGCAGGCCCTCGCATCAGCTGGCCAGCCTCGTGCTCGTAGAGGGCCTGACGGATCTGCAACTAAGGGAGCATGACTTTACTCAGGTGGAGGCTACACGTGGGGTCTGGCCTGCCGCCAGGGCCATCACCCTGGAcaggctcttcctgcctctgtcccgGGTGTCCATCCCACCTCGCATCTCTATCACCATCGGAGTGGCTGGTGTGGGCAAGACTACTCTGGTTAGGCATTTCGTTCGTTGCTGGGCCAGAGGACAAGTGGGCAAGGACTTCTCATTGGTTCTACCCTTGACCTTTCGGGATCTTAATACCTATGAGAAGCTGTCTGCAGACAAACTCATCCACTCCATCTTCCCAAACACCGGGCAAGTCCCAGAGAAAGTCCTCCTGATCCTGGACGGCTTGGATGAGTGCAAGACGCCCCTGGAATTCTCCAATACTGTGGCctgcacagacccaaagaaggagATCCAGGTGGACCACCTGATCACGAACATCATCAGGGGAAACCTCTTCCCGGAGATTTCTGTCTGGATCACCTCCCGTCCTGGTGCTGCCGGTCAGATCCCTGGAGGCCTGGTGGACCGGATGACTGAGATTCGGGGCCTCACTGAGGAGGAGGTCAAAGTGTGCCTGGAGCAGATATTCCCTGAGGACCGGAGCCTCCTGGGTCAGGTAGTGAGTCAAGTGCAGGCCAACAGGGCTCTGTATCTGATGTGCACCATCCCAGCCTTCTGTAGGATCACAGGGCTGGCCCTGGGTCACCTCTACCGCACCAGGCTGGCAGTCCAAGACACAGAGCTGCCACTGCCTCAGACCCTGTGCGAACTCTACTCATGGTACTTTAGGATGGCCCTTGGAGGGGAGGTGAACCACCAGCCGAAGGTAAGTCCTAGGATTGAGCAGGCGGCCCAGGGGGCTCGCAAGATGGTAGGGACATTGGGCCGCCTGGCCTTCCATGGGCTGGTCAAGAAGAAATATGTGTTTTATGAGCAAGACATGAAGGCATTTGGCGTGGACCTGGCTTTGTTGCAGAGCTCTCTGTGCAGCTGCCTCCTGCACCGGGAGGAGACTCTGGCCTCCTGCGTAGCTTACTCCTTCACTCACCTATCTCTGCAAGAGTTCGTGGCAGCCACGTACTACCACAGTGCATCCAAGAGGGCCATCTTTGACCTCTTTACTGAGAGCGGCGTGTCCTGGCCCCGGCTGGGCTTCCTCGCTCATTTCAGATGTGCCGCCCAGCGGGCCACACAAGCCAAGGACGGGAGGCTGGACGTGTTTCTGCGCTTCCTCTCAGGCCTCTTGTCCCCAGGGGTCAACACTCTCCTGGCTGGCTCTCTGCTGGCAAAAGGCGAGCACCAGAGCTACCGGGCCCAGGTGGCCGAGGTCCTCCACAGCCTCCTCCATCCCGACACCGCAGTTTGCGCACGCGCCGTCAATGTCCTGCACTGCCTGCATGAGCTGCGGCACACGGCGCTGGCCGGCAGCGTGGAGGAGGCCATGCAGAGCGGGGCCCTGGCTGGGATGACCAGCCCCGCGCACCGCACCGCTCTGGCCTACCTCCTGCAGAAGTCCGATGTCTGCTCCCCAGAGGCCAGCTTAGGCCTGTGCCTCAGCCAGAGCGTCCTCCAGAGCCTGCTGCCCCAGCTGCTCTACTGTCAGAGCCTCAG GCTGGACAACAACCAGTTCCAGGACCCTGTGATGGAGCTGCTGGGCAGCGTGCTGAGTGGAAAGGACTGCCGCATCCAAAGCATCAG CCTCGCTGAGAACCAGATTGGTAACAAAGGGGCCAGAGCTCTGGCCAGATCCCTCCTGGTCAACAGAAGTCTTATCATACTAGA CCTCCGGAGTAATGCCATTGGACCACAGGGGGCTAAGGCTCTAGCAGATGCTCTGAAGATAAACCGAACTCTAACCTCTCTAAG CCTCCAGAGCAACGTGATCAAGGATGATGGTGTCAGGTGCATGGCGGAGGCCCTGGTCTCCAACCAGACTCTCTCCATGCTACA GCTACAGAAGAACCTAATTGGGTCTGTAGGAGCCCAGCAGATGGCAGATGCCCTGAAACAGAATAGGAGTCTGAAGGAACTCAT GTTTTCCAGTAACACCATTGGGGATAGAGGTGCCACGGCCTTGGCTGAGGCCCTGAAGGTGAACCAGGGTCTGGAGAGTTTGGA CCTACAGAGCAATGCCATCAGCAACACAGGGGTAGCAGAGCTGATGCAGGCCCTCTGCACTAACCAGACACTCTCCCGGCTCAA CCTACGAGAAAACTCCATCAGCCCAGAGGGAGCCCAGGCCCTCGCTCAAGCTCTCCGCATGAACAGTGCTCTGAAGTACTTGGA CCTCACAGCTAATCTCCTCCATGACCCAGGTGGCCAGGCCGTTGCAGCAGCAGTGGGAGAGAACCACTCCCTCACACATCTCCA CCTGCAGTGGAACTTCATCCAGGCTGGCGCAGCCAGGGCCCTGGGACAAGCACTGCAGCTGAACAGGACCTTGACAACCTTAGA CTTACAGGAGAATGCCATAGGGGATGAGGGAGCTTCTGCAATGGCCGGTGCCCTGAAGGTGAACACAACCCTCATTGCTCTCTA TCTACAGGTGGCCGCCATAAGCACCCAAGGGGCCCAGGCACTTGGGGAGGCCCTGGCTGTGAACAGAACCTTGGAGATTCTTGA CTTACGAGGAAATGACATTGGGGTAGCTGGAGCCAAGGCCTTGGCAAATGCTCTGAAGTTAAATTCCAGTCTCCGAAGACTCAA TCTGCAAGAGAACTCCCTGGGGATGGATGGGGCCATCTACATTGCCACTGCACTGTCTGAGAACCAGGGTCTGCATCATATTAA TCTCCAGGGAAATCCCATTGGGGAATCTGGTGCCCGGATGATCTCAGAGGCTATCAAGACAAATGCTCCCACACGCACTGTGGAAATGTAA